From the Sphingobacteriaceae bacterium genome, one window contains:
- a CDS encoding branched-chain amino acid ABC transporter permease — translation MSVFLHFLNTVLIFALLATGLNLVAGTGGMLNLSHAALAGVGAYTAVLLVMKAQWPWLAAFLAGGLLAAITGLVIGAVTLRLRGDYFALATLGFGVVAHALFNNWISLTRGPMGIPGVPAPSLLGLTLRSPAAQAAYIAVVLALAFLTARRLARSPWGRALRAIRDDQFAALALGKPALRFKVEAITIAGFFAGLAGAAQGFYIRFIDPQQFGLNLMISILVAVLFGGLGNYWGSLLGALMYVGLQHALSYIGLPPHLVGSGQQAILSVILLLLMIFRPKGLLPEPPLTRPAKAGEAG, via the coding sequence CGGCCTCAACCTGGTGGCCGGCACCGGCGGCATGCTCAACTTGTCCCACGCCGCCTTGGCCGGGGTGGGGGCATACACCGCCGTGCTCCTGGTGATGAAGGCCCAGTGGCCGTGGCTGGCGGCCTTCCTGGCCGGGGGGCTGCTGGCGGCCATCACCGGCCTAGTCATCGGCGCCGTCACCCTGCGCCTGCGGGGCGACTACTTCGCCCTGGCCACCTTGGGCTTCGGCGTGGTGGCCCACGCCTTGTTCAACAACTGGATCAGCCTGACCCGGGGACCCATGGGCATCCCCGGGGTGCCGGCGCCGTCCCTGCTGGGCCTCACCTTGCGCAGCCCGGCGGCCCAGGCGGCGTACATCGCCGTGGTTTTGGCCCTGGCCTTCCTGACGGCCCGGCGCCTGGCCCGTTCTCCTTGGGGCCGGGCCCTGCGGGCCATCCGGGACGACCAGTTCGCCGCCCTGGCCCTGGGCAAGCCGGCCCTGCGCTTCAAGGTGGAAGCCATCACCATCGCCGGCTTTTTCGCCGGGCTGGCGGGAGCGGCCCAGGGCTTCTACATACGGTTCATCGACCCCCAGCAGTTCGGGCTGAATTTGATGATCTCCATCCTGGTGGCCGTCCTGTTCGGCGGCCTGGGCAACTACTGGGGCTCCCTGCTGGGCGCCCTCATGTACGTGGGACTGCAGCACGCCTTGTCCTACATCGGCCTGCCGCCCCACCTGGTGGGGTCGGGCCAGCAGGCCATCTTGAGCGTCATCCTGCTGCTGCTCATGATCTTCCGGCCCAAGGGGCTCCTGCCGGAGCCGCCCCTGACCCGGCCGGCCAAGGCAGGTGAGGCAGGATGA
- a CDS encoding ABC transporter ATP-binding protein, with amino-acid sequence MTEGGRPLLEVDQVKKAFGGLQALQGVSFTVPRGAIFGLIGPNGSGKSTLFNIISGFYKADGGRVLLEGRPIHGLAPDVVARLGLVRTFQLARPMKSLTVYENLLLAARRQPGETPWGALFLPQSRWTPPAAAARAEELLALTGLDRVRHQSTAQLSFGQQKLLALAAAVMVEPVILLLDEPMAGVNPTLARRLRETILTLREQGLTFLIVEHDMEFIMGISDYICVLDHGVKIAEGTPVEVQQNQQVIDAYLGRAEIG; translated from the coding sequence ATGACCGAAGGCGGCCGGCCTCTCCTGGAAGTTGACCAGGTCAAGAAGGCCTTCGGCGGCCTGCAGGCCCTCCAGGGAGTCTCCTTCACCGTGCCCCGGGGCGCCATCTTCGGCCTCATCGGCCCCAACGGCTCGGGCAAGAGCACCTTGTTCAACATCATCAGCGGCTTCTACAAGGCCGACGGCGGCCGGGTGCTCCTGGAGGGCCGGCCCATCCACGGCCTGGCTCCCGACGTGGTGGCCCGGCTGGGCTTGGTGCGGACCTTCCAACTGGCCCGGCCCATGAAGTCCCTGACGGTGTACGAGAATCTGCTCCTGGCGGCCCGGCGGCAGCCGGGGGAGACCCCGTGGGGCGCCCTGTTCCTGCCCCAGAGCCGGTGGACGCCCCCGGCGGCGGCGGCCCGGGCCGAAGAACTCCTGGCCTTGACGGGCCTGGACCGGGTGCGCCATCAATCTACGGCCCAGTTGTCCTTCGGCCAGCAGAAGCTGCTGGCCCTGGCGGCGGCGGTCATGGTGGAGCCGGTCATCCTCCTCCTGGACGAACCCATGGCCGGCGTGAACCCCACCCTGGCCCGGCGGCTCCGGGAGACCATCCTGACCCTCCGGGAGCAGGGCTTGACCTTCTTGATTGTGGAGCACGACATGGAATTCATCATGGGCATCTCCGACTACATCTGCGTGCTGGATCACGGAGTGAAGATCGCCGAGGGCACCCCGGTGGAGGTCCAGCAAAACCAGCAGGTCATCGATGCCTACCTGGGGCGGGCTGAAATTGGCTGA